From a region of the Rhipicephalus microplus isolate Deutch F79 chromosome X, USDA_Rmic, whole genome shotgun sequence genome:
- the LOC119176958 gene encoding nose resistant to fluoxetine protein 6-like: MTQSWVPEMFTPKALASLSLLLLVCIPLVWCYDEGNITTTTTPKPDEGVVGKLQALIASMMDKISPDLTRKLLTAEVSSTCSIGLLKLVGAIRRTEPWALRLIDAMGKYPTGLLQATKTDLGAFDECLETVVHDSFGHEVTRAQYCNLDMRINKGSSFVETTFAAMKVAYPNLYRYKEHMTDLRLPPIRIGICVTNDCNEEELQELINKMVPPALNLKVSNCVTNVPVPLTNGQTAIIITLGVLTVLLVIGTAIDVCMRPKSEYKATCGILLRCLTAFSLISNTKVLLQVVKDKSSDAYTLRFFHGLRFFSLTWIVLGHCYGTVSPTWSRLLNNLLMAEHISSIMVPAAYIAVDTFFFLSAFLMCYTVSKQKKPAFVVLIFAVIRRFIRTMVPVFFVLMCMYLLPVLTSGPDARTYFEKFYDEMNQLWLAILLQIQNYKIKAFSILVHLWYLSVDFQYFLVSLPIAIILKNHRRWAIAVFALLSIVSCSLSAWQIRGTHNTPFVIAITESMSILEDTLNDYYLLPFYHGVCYFSGCIAFYLLQSFRDVKMSKITQALIWIVALTAGGSCVFGKEPWYRHRRPVTEVGNMCMAFFDRILWSLFLTWITLTCATGRGGYINKFLSWNAFVPLSRLTFGVYLIHAPFIILYLHISRERILFSHFTLVSLFFAILLWSYCLTYLMFVLCEAPTAQLDKLIFMGTGRKERQPKLPLLNGAQHDKTSVVPTESAQKDPTAIDLESGNKNNNISNNGLIIVGQTVTCHL, translated from the exons ATGACCCAATCTTGGGTACCCGAAATGTTCACCCCAAAGGCTCTAGCATCGCTATCGCTCCTTTTGTTAGTGTGCATACCACTGGTTTGGTGCTACGATGAAGGCAACATCACAACGACTACGACACCAAAACCAGATGAAGGCGTCGTAGGAAAGTTGCAGGCGCTCATTGCCAGCATGATGGACAAGATATCCCCCGACTTAACGCGAAAGTTGCTAACGGCGGAAGTCTCATCTACGTGCAGCATTGGACTCCTCAAACTCGTCGGTGCAATTAGAAGGACCGAACCATGGGCTCTAAGAC TCATTGATGCGATGGGCAAATACCCCACCGGACTACTACAAGCTACTAAAACTGACCTTGGAGCATTCGACGAGTGTCTGGAAACTGTCGTACATGACAGTTTTGGCCATGAGGTCACGCGAGCGCAGTATTGCAATCTGGATATGCGCATAAACAAAGGTAGCAGCTTTGTTGAAACAACTTTTGCTGCGATGAAAGTTGCCTACCCAAAC CTATACAGATATAAGGAACATATGACAGACTTGCGTCTGCCACCCATTCGCATTGGAATCTGTGTCACGAATGACTGCAATGAGGAGGAATTGCAAGAACTCATCAACAAAA TGGTACCACCTGCGCTAAATCTGAAAGTAAGCAACTGCGTGACAAATGTTCCAGTGCCGTTGACCAATGGACAGACGGCGATAAT AATAACCCTCGGTGTTCTCACCGTACTCCTAGTGATTGGTACTGCCATCGATGTCTGCATGCGTCCAAAATCCGAGTACAAAGCAACATGTG GCATTCTGCTGCGCTGCCTCACCGCATTCTCCCTAATCTCGAATACGAAGGTGCTGCTGCAAGTGGTCAAAGACAAAAGTTCCGACGCCTATACTCTCCGTTTCTTCCACGGACTGCGCTTCTTCAGTTTGACGTGGATTGTACTGGGCCACTGTTATGGAACAGTGTCGCCAACTTGGT CCCGGTTGCTGAACAACTTACTGATGGCTGAACACATATCAAGCATAATGGTCCCGGCGGCATATATAGCTGTGGACACTTTCTTCTTCCTCAG tgcGTTCCTAATGTGCTACACAGTATCAAAACAGAAGAAACCTGCCTTTGTCGTGCTCATATTTGCGGTGATACGACGGTTTATAAG GACTATGGTGCCGGTATTCTTCGTTCTCATGTGCATGTACTTGCTCCCCGTGCTTACATCGGGGCCTGACGCAAGGACCTATTTTGAGAAGTTCTACGACGAAATGAACCAGCTTTGGCTTGCCATACTACTTCAGATTCAAAACTACAAGATAAAAGCTTTC TCCATACTGGTACACCTGTGGTACCTTTCAGTCGACTTCCAGTACTTTCTTGTGAGCCTACCGATTGCCATCATCTTGAAAAA TCATCGACGCTGGGCCATTGCTGTGTTCGCCTTGCTTTCTATAGTAAGTTGCTCACTCTCAGCATGGCAGATCAGGGGTACCCACAACACACCTTTCGTGATTGCGATCACGGAATCAATGTC AATATTGGAAGACACATTGAATGACTACTACCTCCTACCTTTCTATCACGGCGTGTGCTACTTTTCGGGCTGCATTGCGTTCTACTTGCTGCAAAGCTTCAGGGATGTCAAAATGTCTAAG ATCACACAGGCACTAATTTGGATTGTCGCCCTCACCGCTGGTGGTAGTTGTGTCTTTGGCAAGGAACCCTGGTACAGGCACCGACGTCCAGTCACCGAGGTCGGCAATATGTGTATGGCATTCTTCGACCGAATACTGTGGTCGCTGTTTCTCACCTGGATTACGCTGACATGCGCTACGGGACGAGGAG GATACATTAATAAGTTCCTCTCCTGGAATGCTTTCGTACCGCTGAGCAGGCTCACATTCGGAGTGTACTTGATCCATGCTCCTTTTATTATCTTGTATCTGCACATCTCCAGAGAACGCATCTTATTCTCACACTTCACTTTG GTGTCGCTGTTCTTTGCAATCTTGCTTTGGAGCTACTGCCTCACATACCTGATGTTTGTGCTGTGCGAGGCTCCAACAGCACAGCTAGACAAGCTAATCTTCATGGGCACCGGAAGGAAGGAGCGGCAACCGAAACTGCCTCTCCTGAATGGCGCTCAGCACGACAAAACGTCCGTTGTCCCGACAGAAAGCGCACAAAAAGATCCGACTGCCATTGACCTGGAAAGCGGCAACAAAAATAACAACATTAGCAACAATGGGCTTATCATCGTTGGCCAAACTGTTACATGTCATCTTTAA